The following proteins are encoded in a genomic region of Dysgonomonas mossii:
- a CDS encoding putative quinol monooxygenase, translated as MEYNLYIDQDDKTHFIFIEEWPDHEALDRHCQTEHFRRLVPLINKHQSKECEFTIMEIFQ; from the coding sequence ATTGAATATAATCTTTATATAGATCAGGATGATAAAACTCACTTTATCTTCATAGAAGAATGGCCGGATCATGAGGCATTGGACAGACATTGCCAGACAGAACATTTCAGAAGGCTTGTACCCCTAATTAATAAACATCAATCCAAAGAGTGTGAATTTACAATTATGGAAATTTTTCAATAA